The DNA sequence TTAGAGCTGAGGTCGAGGAAGGTAAGGCTGGTTAACTGGTCGATCCACTCTGGTAACGCTGTGAGTTGGTTAAAGCGGAGGTTGAGGGAGGTGAGATTAGTTAACTGCCCAATCGGCTCCGGTAACGCCGTGAGTTGGTTAGAGCTGAGGTTGAGGGAAGTGAGATTGGTTAACTGCCCGATCGACTCCAGTAACGCCATAAGCTGGTTAGAGCGGAGGTTGAGGGAGGTGAGGTTGGTTAACTGCCCGATCGACTCCGGTAGCGCCGTGAGTTGGTTAGAGTGGAGGGTGAGAGAGGTGAGACTGGTTAACTGCCCAATCGACTCCGGTAGCACCGTGAGTTGGTTAGAGTGGAGGGTGAGAGAGGTGAGGCTGGTCAACTGCCCAATCGACTCTGGTAACGCTGTGAGTTGCTTAGAGTGGAGGTTGAGGGAGGAGAGGCTGGTTAACTGCCCAATCGACTCCGGTAACGCTATGAGTTGGTTATGGCTGAGGTTGAGGGAGGTAAGTTTGGTTAACTGCCCAATCGACTCCGGTAACGCTGTGAGTTGGTTATAGCCTAAGTTGAGGGAGGTAAGTTTGGTTAACTGCCCAATCGACTCCGGTAACGTCGATAGCCCCATTCCAGCCAGAGCCAGTTCTTCCCACTGTTCCTCGGCAGCCTGGGCGATAAGGGATAGTACTAATGGGCGTTCCACGGGGCGTTCCCAAAGATACTGTGGTTATTCTGGCATTCCCAAAGATACTATGGTTATTCTGGCATTCCCAATCATAACTACCCATTGCTTGGGGTTCAGGAGCCAGCGGCATCCGGTCGACAACTTGAAGCGCACACAGTCGGTGTAGTGGCAGTAGTAATAATTCTCTGCAAAGCCCTTCAGAATGCCCTGCATTTCATCCTTGGTAAAAGCCTTACGCTTTTGCTGAGGCGGATTTCTGAGTCGCATATCTGCCCAGGGGTTATCTGTTAGCAGCCCCTTCTCAATACCCCCAGAGCCATGCTGAATCCAAAAGATCCAGTCGCTCTTTAGCTGTTCTGGGTGCCAAGTTCTCCATGAGGTAGGCAATAAATTCCGGGGCCTCATCTTTTTCAACAGCGCGATCGCCAAAATACTATTTCAACCAAGTCACCAGGCCTCGGTACTTTTCAAGAGTACGAGTCTGCATCTGTTTAGCCTTCCACTCGATATACCGCTTGAAGAGGCCAACCGCCTCGCTCGCCTAGAGCTGCTGGCTGCGATCACCCTTGTACCTGGACAACTTTGGGTCACAATCGCCGAAAACGATGTCCAGAGGAATCTGATTAGCTCGCTGCTGCGCTACCGCCAGATTCACCGGGTCATGGCGTAGGCCCAGGCTCATCGTCTTGCGCTGCCCCTGGTGCCGCCACCTCAGGCGAATCCAGCAGTCTATGTCCTCAATTGAAACTTCACCTTTAGGAGTTCTAGCCATTTTGGGTACCCATTCTGTACCCATCGAAGTGCTAAAACCCTGATTGTTCCGTTTAAATTCGTTAAGCACATACCCATTCTTGGGTGCGATCACACCTAATGAGCAATCGCTAAATGCCTTGGAACGTAAGCTTTTCAGGTGTACAGTGGCTCACTATTTATCATTGGGTCAAATTAATGTCTTCAGCCTGAATCAAAGCCCAAATTAGACGAGTGACGGAATGAGTGTCGCTTTCTGCCTAAACAGCGTACAATACGCATGAACTACTTATTCTACTTGTCGCAACGATTGAAGTGGATGAGGGTTAGTTGGCTTTTTGGATTAGAGGGCTAGCTCAATGGTGTTGGATATATCCCAAAGGGATTTGGAGCAGCCGATAGAAGAAGTGCTTTCTGCTCAGAGAGACCCTGATCAATCGGAAGGCATCACGATTGTTGAACAGTTAGACGAAGAGGCCCAACGCAAGCTGGAGGTGATTCAGTCGTTGCTAGAGCCATGCGATCGCGCCACCTACGGAGAAAAGCTGCGAGAAGCGGCTGACAAATTAAGCTGCACTGTCAGAACGGTGCAGCGGTTAGTTAAGCGGTGGGAGGTTGAAGGGGTTTCAGCTCTGATGACCTCTGGTAGAGCTGACCAGGGTAAGCACCGAATCTCAGAGTTCTGGCAAGACTTCATCATTAAGACTTACGAGGCAGGCAACAAGGGCAGTAAGCGCATGAAGCCCAAGCAAGTTGCCGTCAGAGTGCAGGTCAAGGCGCGTGAAATAGGGGATAAAAAGCCTCCTAGCTACAAGACCGTGCTAAGGGTACTGCAGCCCATTATTGAGCGGAAGGAAAAAGCTAAGAGCATTCGTAGCCCAGGGTGGAGGGGATCGACGCTATCGGTCACGACTCGCGAGGGGCAAGATCTCTCGATCGAATACAGTAACCATGTGTGGCAGTGCGATCATACCCGCGCCGATGTAATGCTGGTTGACCAGTACGGAGAGGTGCTGGGGCGACCTTGGCTGACAACTGTTATCGACACCTACTCACGCTGCATTATGGGCATCAACCTGGGGTTTGATGCGCCTAGCTCTCAGGTGGTAGCCCTGGCTATGCGACACGCTATTTTGCCGAAACGACACGGGCCCGAGTACAAGCTCAACTGTGACTGGGGCACGTTTGGCAAGCCCGACCATTTCTATACTGATGGCGGTAAAGACTTTCGCTCTAATCATCTCCAACGCATTGGGGCAGATTTAGGGTTTGCCTGTCATTTGCGCGATCGCCCCTCGGAAGGTGGTGTCGTGGAGCGGCCTTTTCGCACGTTGAATGATCAGTTGTTTTCAACCTTACCAGGATACACCGGGTCGAATGTTCAGCAGCGGCCCAAAGATGCCGAGAAAGAGGCCAGCCTCACCCTGAGAGACCTAGAACACCTGATTGTGCGGTTTATTTGTGACCAATACAATCAAACCCTCGATGCCCGCATGGGTGACCAGACCCGCTTTCAGCGCTGGGAAGCAGGGCTACCGAAGGTGCCAGAGCTGCTCGAAGAAAAGCACCTAGACGTGTGCCTGATGAAAGAAGGTCGTCGCACGGTGCAGCGGGGTGGTCACCTGCAATTTGAGAATTTGATTTATCGGGGAGAAAACCTAGCCGGGTATGGCGGGGAGGTGGTTTCCATTAGGTTTGACCCTAACGACATCACCATGGTGCGGGTTTATCGCAAGGAGGGGACAGGGGAAGTTTTTCTAACCCGCGCCTACGCTCAAGGGTTGGAGGCTGAACAGCTTTCCTACGAAGAGGCCAAGGCTAGTAGCAAACGCTTGCGGGCCAAGGGTAAGACGATCAGCAATGAGTCAATTTTGCAGGAAACGGTGGAGCGAGATGCTCTGGTTGCGAAGAAAAGCCGGAAGCAACGACATAAGGAAGAGCAGGCGCTAGCAAAACCTGCAAGAGTTTCTGAGTCAAAACTAATTGAAGTGGATTTAGAACAGGAGGAGCCTACGGATGAGGTTGATCTGGCCTTAGATGCCTTTGAGCCGATTGATTTTGACGATATTCGCGGAGCATGGTGAGCATGGTACAGGCAAAGGCGTGGGCTGAGGCTCTAGGTGAATCTAAGCCTGATGAGGCCTCCTTGCAGGCTGAAGTAACTCGCTTACAGAAGAAAAAGGTTTTGCCTCTGGATCACGTCACCAATCTCCATGATTGGCTGGACGGAAAGCGAAAAGCTCGGCAGTCGTGCCGTATTGTTGGAGAATCCAGAACGGGTAAGTCGAGTGCCTGTGAGGCGTATTTTTACCGGAACAAACCCACACAGGAAACCGGTAAAAAGCCGATTGTCCCTGTTGTCTACATTCAGCCGCCGCAAAAGTGCGGGTCAAGGGAGCTATTTAAAGAGATAATCGAATTTCTCAAGTACCGGGTGGCTAAGGGGACAGTCTCAGATTTCCGGGGGCGGGCGTTTGAGGTGCTGAAGGGCTGTGAGGTGGAGATGATCATCATTGACGAAGCTGATCGCCTTAAGCCAGAGACCTTTGCTGATGTTAGGGACTTCTACGACAAGCTGGCGATTTCGGTGGTGCTGGTGGGCACTGATCGGCTGGATACAGTGATCATGCGGGATGAGCAGGTGTATAACCGCTTCCGAGCCTGCTACCGTTTTGGCAAGCTGTCTGACGACGATTTCGTCAAAGCAGTCAAGAAGTGGGAGCAAAACGTTTTAGCATTGCCAGTGGCTTCTAACCTGACTAGCAAGCCGATGCAGACAATTCTAATAAGAGCTACGGCGGGGTACATTGGCCGGATGGATGAGGTGTTGCGGGAGGCAGCGATTCGCGCTCTGAGCAAGGGGCTGAAAAAGATCACAAAAGCGGTACTGGAAGAGGTAGCCGATGAGTACAAGTAATGGTTGATACAGGTATTCAGCCCTGGTTGTTCGAGGTGGAACCCTATGAGGGGGAGAGCCTGAGCCATTACTTGGGGCGGTTCAGGCAGCAAAACCATCTGACTCCAGGTGGGCTAGGGACGATGGCTGGTATTGGGGCAGTGGTAGCCCGTTGGGAGAAGTTTCATTTGAACCCTTACCCGACCCAGACGCAGTTTGAGGCGTTAGGGAAGGTGCTGGGGCTTTCGGCTGAGCGGCTATGGGGGATGCTGCCGCCTCAGGGGGAGGGGATGCAGTATAAGCCGATTCGGCTGTGTGGGGCCTGCTATGGGGAGAACCCCTGCCACCGGATTGAGTGGCAGGCCAAGTCGGTGTGGCGATGCGATCGCCACAGTTTCAAGCTCCTCACTAAATGTCCGAACTGCGAAGCCAAGTTTAAAGTTCCAACCCTTTGGGAATGTGACTACTGTAGTCAATGTCATCTTTCATTTGAGAAAATGAAAGAGTTTCAGAAGACAGGGTAAGCGAATCCATGAACGGGACTAATTATGTAGGCTGAGAATAAGTTATGACCAAATAAGTCTCATCCGTTATTTCATACAGGTCTGATGTTACCAACTGGAGGAAATCCATACCTTTGTCAAATAGGACTTTGCATGTTGTTCCAGACTGATAGGAAATCTCAAGCTCTCGTCTGTGGGGAAATGGTGGAGAATGGCGTCGGGAATATGGCCGCATTTTGAGTTGGCAACTATCCAGATGCTGTCTTAGTGTGGATTCTACTTCAGAACGACGTTGCCCATCCCTATATTTGTTTTCATCGTAGGACTCCTGGATATGCACCTGTACTGAAAAATTAGATGTTGCTCCCATTCTCAGAAACTGAGCTAGTACTTTTGCTCCTAATTCGTTCAGATAGCGATCGCTGTATTTCACAGAAGTTATCGTGTCCTTGGCTAGGATTGCCTTAAATCCTAAGCATTTTTGAAGAGTTTCTAAATCCATTTGCCCCCAATTAGGTTCGGGAAAAATAACTTCAGTTTGAGGATCATCGAGGTCCTTGGCAGATATCTGAGATGCCTGGCACCCCAATATATTCAGACTCTGTTTAACAGAATCTACCCCTCGTTGGCTACGGGTTTGGAACCATTCGATGGGTTCTCCAGTATCAGCTAGACGCATCTGGAGGGCTACGCGGTTTGAAGACTGGCTACTGACACAGAGTGTGGGCTGCATGTCAGATTGAATTTGTCTGATCACCACCAATCCTTGATCGATCCACTGGGATAGCCGCTTGCGTAAAACCTGAATTTCGTCAGGCAATAGTTTTCCTGGCTTGCTGCCTAGGCCCTGTTCCGGTAACTGGCTCACGATCAGATTGAGCTGGGTGTTTTGCTTAGCGAGCGATCGCACCAATTTGGTCAGCAATGCCAGATTAAACGGGGGCGTGATCTCTGGTAAGTAAAGGATGGTTTCAGCACGGGCGTTGTCACAGTAGCCGAGTAGACGCTCGGCTATAGCCGTTAAAGGCATTCGATTCGCATCTGGGGCAAAGGCTTGAAGATCAGGGTCAGGGTTGATCTGTTCTACTAAGAAACGTAAAAACTCAGCAACTGGGCGACGAGCCAACTCGTGGTGAAAAGCCTGATTAATATAGGTGCGAAGGCAGTCATAGCAGCTGCTGCTGCATCCGCAAGATTCCACTAGCTGATAGGCCCGTTGAAGAATCTCTTCAAACTGAGCAGCAATTCTCTGGCTATAGCCAGCTCCCCCTGGTACGTTGTCGTAGATAACGATTTCAGCCACGCCCGAGCCCTCATTATCCGGCGGTCTGAATAGTCCGTCCAACTCTGCCCTGGGTACATCGATGACCTGGGCGGCTGCCGCTAACAGGGCGTAGGTGAGCGATCGCCAGAACCCTGTACCACCTGATGGGGATGTGACGACGGATTCAT is a window from the Leptolyngbya subtilissima AS-A7 genome containing:
- a CDS encoding Mu transposase C-terminal domain-containing protein, which translates into the protein MVLDISQRDLEQPIEEVLSAQRDPDQSEGITIVEQLDEEAQRKLEVIQSLLEPCDRATYGEKLREAADKLSCTVRTVQRLVKRWEVEGVSALMTSGRADQGKHRISEFWQDFIIKTYEAGNKGSKRMKPKQVAVRVQVKAREIGDKKPPSYKTVLRVLQPIIERKEKAKSIRSPGWRGSTLSVTTREGQDLSIEYSNHVWQCDHTRADVMLVDQYGEVLGRPWLTTVIDTYSRCIMGINLGFDAPSSQVVALAMRHAILPKRHGPEYKLNCDWGTFGKPDHFYTDGGKDFRSNHLQRIGADLGFACHLRDRPSEGGVVERPFRTLNDQLFSTLPGYTGSNVQQRPKDAEKEASLTLRDLEHLIVRFICDQYNQTLDARMGDQTRFQRWEAGLPKVPELLEEKHLDVCLMKEGRRTVQRGGHLQFENLIYRGENLAGYGGEVVSIRFDPNDITMVRVYRKEGTGEVFLTRAYAQGLEAEQLSYEEAKASSKRLRAKGKTISNESILQETVERDALVAKKSRKQRHKEEQALAKPARVSESKLIEVDLEQEEPTDEVDLALDAFEPIDFDDIRGAW
- a CDS encoding TniB family NTP-binding protein; this encodes MVQAKAWAEALGESKPDEASLQAEVTRLQKKKVLPLDHVTNLHDWLDGKRKARQSCRIVGESRTGKSSACEAYFYRNKPTQETGKKPIVPVVYIQPPQKCGSRELFKEIIEFLKYRVAKGTVSDFRGRAFEVLKGCEVEMIIIDEADRLKPETFADVRDFYDKLAISVVLVGTDRLDTVIMRDEQVYNRFRACYRFGKLSDDDFVKAVKKWEQNVLALPVASNLTSKPMQTILIRATAGYIGRMDEVLREAAIRALSKGLKKITKAVLEEVADEYK
- a CDS encoding TniQ family protein, coding for MVDTGIQPWLFEVEPYEGESLSHYLGRFRQQNHLTPGGLGTMAGIGAVVARWEKFHLNPYPTQTQFEALGKVLGLSAERLWGMLPPQGEGMQYKPIRLCGACYGENPCHRIEWQAKSVWRCDRHSFKLLTKCPNCEAKFKVPTLWECDYCSQCHLSFEKMKEFQKTG